The Oryzias melastigma strain HK-1 linkage group LG13, ASM292280v2, whole genome shotgun sequence genome window below encodes:
- the naalad2 gene encoding N-acetylated-alpha-linked acidic dipeptidase 2 isoform X2 has protein sequence MVPYDVLLSYPNKSQPNHISIVDQLGNEVFVTSLAEPVPQGYEDVTDIVPPYSAFSPKGQPEGDLVYVNYGRTEDFLQLEREMGINVTGKIVIVRYGKIFRGNKVKNAMLAGAKGIIMFSDPADYWATGVQPYPDGWNLPGGGAQRGNVLNLNGAGDPLTPGYPAKEYTYRFSLEEGVGLPDIPVHPIGFNDAIHLLKNMGGEIPPNNWKGALNVSYRIGPGFTDEFKSQKVRMNIYSNNQITRIYNVIGKIRGALEPDRYVILGGHRDAWVFGGIDPMSGAAVVHETVRSAGLLLEKGWRPRRSIIFASWDAEEFGLLGSTEWAEDNARLLQQRAVAYINADSAIEGMYTLRVDCTPSLHTVVYDVTKQIASPEEGEEGVSLYESWHKRDNWTNDRDAPRISKLGSGSDFEAYFIRLGIAAGRARYTKDKKTERYSSYPVYHSVYETFEIVEQFYDPSFRRLRAVAQVRGGLTFLLANSQLLPLDANEYADALRKYAQSIAQLAEQNPDEMAMYDVSFDSLFSAVQNFTVAARDFHERLKNLNRDDPLQVRLVNDQLMYLERAFIDPLGLPGRPFYRHVIFAPSSHNKYAGESFPGIYDALFDIQNSPNPKKAWQEVKRQISVAAFTVHAAAMTLTPPA, from the exons GGGGATTTGGTCTACGTGAACTACGGCCGGACTGAAGATTTCCTCCAGCTGGAAAGAGAGATGGGCATTAATGTGACGGGGAAGATCGTCATTGTCAGATACGGAAAAATATTCAGAGGAAATAAG GTGAAGAACGCCATGTTGGCCGGAGCGAAGGGGATCATCATGTTCTCAGACCCGGCTGATTACTGGGCGACCGGAGTTCAG CCCTACCCCGATGGCTGGAACTTGCCCGGCGGAGGAGCTCAGAGGGGAAATGTCCTCAATCTGAACGGAGCAGGAGACCCACTGACGCCAGGATACCCCGCTAAAG aATACACATACAGATTCAGCTTGGAGGAAGGGGTGGGACTTCCAGACATCCCTGTTCATCCAATTGGCTTCAATGATGCAATTCACCTGCTAAA GAACATGGGAGGAGAGATTCCACCCAACAACTGGAAAGGAGCCCTGAATGTGTCCTACAGGATTGGACCGGGCTTCACTGATGAGTTCAAGAGCCA GAAGGTGCGCATGAACATTTACAGTAACAACCAGATAACCAGGATCTATAACGTGATTGGAAAGATCAGAGGAGCTCTGGAGCCAG ACAGATACGTGATCCTGGGAGGACACCGCGATGCTTGGGTGTTTGGAGGAATCGATCCGATGTCTGGAGCAGCAGTGGTTCATGAAACAGTGAGGAGCGCCGGGCTGCTGCTTGAAAAAG gatGGAGACCGAGGAGGAGCATTATATTTGCGAGTTGGGACGCAGAGGAGTTTGGTCTGCTGGGATCTACAGAATGGGCAGAG GACAACGCCAggctgctgcagcagagagcTGTGGCTTACATTAATGCAGACTCTGCCATCGAGG GGATGTACACACTGAGAGTCGACTGCACTCCATCACTGCACACTGTGGTCTATGACGTCACCAAGCAG ATAGCCAGTCCAGAGGAAGGAGAGGAAGGAGTTTCTTTGTATGAGAGCTGGCACAAAAGAGACAACTGGACCAATGACCGCGACGCTCCGAG GATCAGTAAACTTGGGTCTGGAAGTGACTTTGAGGCCTATTTTATCCGGCTGGGAATAGCTGCAGGCAGAGCCAGGTACACAAAAGACAAG aaaactGAGCGCTACAGCAGCTATCCGGTCTACCACAGCGTGTATGAAACCTTCGAGATTGTGGAACAGTTTTACGACCCATCCTTCCGGAGGCTGCGGGCGGTGGCTCAGGTGAGAGGAGGACTCACCTTCCTATTGGCTAATTCCCAGCTGCTCCCGCTTGATGCCAACGAGTACGCGGATGCACTGAGGAAGTACGCCCAGAGCATCGCCCAGCTGGCTGAGCAGAACCCAGATGAAATGGCGATGTACGACGTGTCATTTG ATTCCCTGTTTTCTGCTGTGCAAAACTTCACCGTTGCAGCCAGAGATTTCCATGAACGTCTGAAAAACCTCAACAGAGATGA TCCCCTGCAGGTGCGGCTCGTGAACGATCAGCTCATGTACCTTGAAAGAGCCTTTATTGACCCTCTTGGTTTACCTGGCAGACCCTTTTACAG GCATGTAATTTTTGCTCCCAGCAGCCATAACAAATACGCAGGCGAGTCCTTCCCTGGGATCTACGACGCCTTGTTTGACATCCAGAACTCACCCAACCCGAAGAAGGCATGGCAGGAGGTCAAGCGGCAAATCAGCGTAGCCGCCTTCACCGTCCACGCTGCAGCCATGACGCTGACCCCACCAGCATGA
- the naalad2 gene encoding N-acetylated-alpha-linked acidic dipeptidase 2 isoform X3 gives MKIAHQVFVTSLAEPVPQGYEDVTDIVPPYSAFSPKGQPEGDLVYVNYGRTEDFLQLEREMGINVTGKIVIVRYGKIFRGNKVKNAMLAGAKGIIMFSDPADYWATGVQPYPDGWNLPGGGAQRGNVLNLNGAGDPLTPGYPAKEYTYRFSLEEGVGLPDIPVHPIGFNDAIHLLKNMGGEIPPNNWKGALNVSYRIGPGFTDEFKSQKVRMNIYSNNQITRIYNVIGKIRGALEPDRYVILGGHRDAWVFGGIDPMSGAAVVHETVRSAGLLLEKGWRPRRSIIFASWDAEEFGLLGSTEWAEDNARLLQQRAVAYINADSAIEGMYTLRVDCTPSLHTVVYDVTKQIASPEEGEEGVSLYESWHKRDNWTNDRDAPRISKLGSGSDFEAYFIRLGIAAGRARYTKDKKTERYSSYPVYHSVYETFEIVEQFYDPSFRRLRAVAQVRGGLTFLLANSQLLPLDANEYADALRKYAQSIAQLAEQNPDEMAMYDVSFDSLFSAVQNFTVAARDFHERLKNLNRDDPLQVRLVNDQLMYLERAFIDPLGLPGRPFYRHVIFAPSSHNKYAGESFPGIYDALFDIQNSPNPKKAWQEVKRQISVAAFTVHAAAMTLTPPA, from the exons GGGGATTTGGTCTACGTGAACTACGGCCGGACTGAAGATTTCCTCCAGCTGGAAAGAGAGATGGGCATTAATGTGACGGGGAAGATCGTCATTGTCAGATACGGAAAAATATTCAGAGGAAATAAG GTGAAGAACGCCATGTTGGCCGGAGCGAAGGGGATCATCATGTTCTCAGACCCGGCTGATTACTGGGCGACCGGAGTTCAG CCCTACCCCGATGGCTGGAACTTGCCCGGCGGAGGAGCTCAGAGGGGAAATGTCCTCAATCTGAACGGAGCAGGAGACCCACTGACGCCAGGATACCCCGCTAAAG aATACACATACAGATTCAGCTTGGAGGAAGGGGTGGGACTTCCAGACATCCCTGTTCATCCAATTGGCTTCAATGATGCAATTCACCTGCTAAA GAACATGGGAGGAGAGATTCCACCCAACAACTGGAAAGGAGCCCTGAATGTGTCCTACAGGATTGGACCGGGCTTCACTGATGAGTTCAAGAGCCA GAAGGTGCGCATGAACATTTACAGTAACAACCAGATAACCAGGATCTATAACGTGATTGGAAAGATCAGAGGAGCTCTGGAGCCAG ACAGATACGTGATCCTGGGAGGACACCGCGATGCTTGGGTGTTTGGAGGAATCGATCCGATGTCTGGAGCAGCAGTGGTTCATGAAACAGTGAGGAGCGCCGGGCTGCTGCTTGAAAAAG gatGGAGACCGAGGAGGAGCATTATATTTGCGAGTTGGGACGCAGAGGAGTTTGGTCTGCTGGGATCTACAGAATGGGCAGAG GACAACGCCAggctgctgcagcagagagcTGTGGCTTACATTAATGCAGACTCTGCCATCGAGG GGATGTACACACTGAGAGTCGACTGCACTCCATCACTGCACACTGTGGTCTATGACGTCACCAAGCAG ATAGCCAGTCCAGAGGAAGGAGAGGAAGGAGTTTCTTTGTATGAGAGCTGGCACAAAAGAGACAACTGGACCAATGACCGCGACGCTCCGAG GATCAGTAAACTTGGGTCTGGAAGTGACTTTGAGGCCTATTTTATCCGGCTGGGAATAGCTGCAGGCAGAGCCAGGTACACAAAAGACAAG aaaactGAGCGCTACAGCAGCTATCCGGTCTACCACAGCGTGTATGAAACCTTCGAGATTGTGGAACAGTTTTACGACCCATCCTTCCGGAGGCTGCGGGCGGTGGCTCAGGTGAGAGGAGGACTCACCTTCCTATTGGCTAATTCCCAGCTGCTCCCGCTTGATGCCAACGAGTACGCGGATGCACTGAGGAAGTACGCCCAGAGCATCGCCCAGCTGGCTGAGCAGAACCCAGATGAAATGGCGATGTACGACGTGTCATTTG ATTCCCTGTTTTCTGCTGTGCAAAACTTCACCGTTGCAGCCAGAGATTTCCATGAACGTCTGAAAAACCTCAACAGAGATGA TCCCCTGCAGGTGCGGCTCGTGAACGATCAGCTCATGTACCTTGAAAGAGCCTTTATTGACCCTCTTGGTTTACCTGGCAGACCCTTTTACAG GCATGTAATTTTTGCTCCCAGCAGCCATAACAAATACGCAGGCGAGTCCTTCCCTGGGATCTACGACGCCTTGTTTGACATCCAGAACTCACCCAACCCGAAGAAGGCATGGCAGGAGGTCAAGCGGCAAATCAGCGTAGCCGCCTTCACCGTCCACGCTGCAGCCATGACGCTGACCCCACCAGCATGA